In the genome of Flavivirga spongiicola, one region contains:
- a CDS encoding sterol desaturase family protein — MNFTNPLVYGIPCFLGLILVELTYSKTHDHKDLYKWKDLMSSLTMGIGSVVLAPLIKTVSAIIIFNYLYELCNPIIDGVRTNIMGWQSFGYSWPIWLICQFLDDFTYYWFHRQNHMVRFLWAAHIVHHSSENFNLGTAVRNGWFTILYKPLFYMWLPIIGFPPEMVIVCLGIEALWQFQLHSAYIPKMGIIEKVFNTHTMHQVHHAKNLEYMDKNHGGFLNIFDKLFGTWKELDDNIDIAYGVTKPPNSYNPLVILTHEYKDIWNDMKKTPNLYYKFMYAFGPPGWSHDGSSLTIKQMRNQQKSEKLVRNNELTPSTT, encoded by the coding sequence ATGAATTTTACAAACCCGTTAGTTTATGGTATTCCATGTTTTTTAGGACTTATTTTAGTCGAACTCACCTATAGTAAAACACACGACCACAAAGACCTCTATAAATGGAAAGATTTAATGTCGAGTCTAACTATGGGTATTGGATCGGTCGTTTTAGCCCCCTTAATCAAAACTGTTTCGGCTATTATAATTTTTAATTATTTATACGAATTGTGTAATCCTATAATTGATGGTGTACGTACAAATATTATGGGGTGGCAATCTTTTGGTTACTCCTGGCCTATTTGGTTAATTTGTCAATTTTTAGATGATTTCACATATTACTGGTTTCACAGACAAAATCATATGGTACGTTTTTTATGGGCAGCGCATATTGTACATCATTCTTCCGAAAACTTTAATTTGGGAACTGCTGTTCGCAATGGTTGGTTTACAATTTTGTACAAACCTTTATTTTATATGTGGTTACCAATTATTGGTTTTCCCCCAGAAATGGTCATAGTTTGCTTAGGTATTGAAGCACTCTGGCAATTTCAATTACATTCTGCGTATATTCCAAAAATGGGAATCATCGAAAAAGTATTTAATACACATACCATGCATCAAGTACATCACGCCAAAAACCTGGAGTATATGGACAAAAATCATGGAGGGTTTTTAAATATATTTGATAAATTATTTGGAACCTGGAAAGAATTAGATGACAATATTGATATCGCTTATGGCGTTACAAAACCACCAAATTCTTATAACCCCTTGGTTATATTAACACACGAATACAAAGATATTTGGAATGATATGAAAAAAACCCCTAACTTATATTATAAGTTCATGTATGCTTTTGGCCCTCCCGGATGGAGTCATGATGGAAGCTCATTGACTATCAAACAAATGAGAAATCAACAAAAATCAGAAAAGCTAGTTAGAAATAATGAATTAACCCCTTCTACGACTTAA
- a CDS encoding RNA polymerase sigma factor, which yields MTTNDQHYINLIIDGDTNAFEVLVERYKDLVFTLTLRMLKNREEAEEVAQDTFIKAYKSLNRFKGDSKFSTWIYKIAYNTSLDRLKKNKKHFNDVAIDEFTEHQVKTIDNALDHLENKEREQSIQECITLLPSDDSFLLTLYYYEDQSLEEISKTMGLTPNNVKVKLFRSRKKLATILRERLEPEIIGHYERERR from the coding sequence ATGACCACCAACGACCAACATTATATCAATCTAATTATTGATGGCGATACGAATGCTTTTGAAGTATTGGTAGAACGTTATAAGGATTTGGTATTTACTTTAACGCTACGTATGCTTAAGAATAGGGAAGAAGCCGAAGAAGTAGCACAAGACACTTTTATAAAAGCATATAAATCATTAAATAGGTTTAAAGGCGATTCTAAGTTTTCAACTTGGATTTATAAAATTGCTTATAATACGAGTTTAGATAGGTTAAAAAAGAATAAAAAACATTTTAATGATGTTGCCATTGACGAATTTACTGAGCATCAAGTAAAAACAATTGATAATGCTTTGGATCATTTAGAGAATAAAGAACGCGAACAATCTATTCAAGAGTGTATAACTTTATTACCAAGTGATGATAGTTTTTTACTAACTTTATATTATTATGAAGACCAATCTTTAGAAGAAATTTCCAAAACTATGGGTTTAACACCCAATAATGTGAAAGTTAAATTGTTTAGAAGTAGAAAAAAGTTGGCAACTATTTTAAGAGAACGATTAGAACCAGAAATAATTGGACATTATGAAAGAGAACGCAGATAA
- a CDS encoding cupin domain-containing protein produces MSAIQKIIDQLELQSHPEGGYFKEVYRSKGTINKENLGQDFSGQRNYATSIYFLLTSEFFSAFHRIKQDEIWHFYKGAPLKLHIISDDGIYSNVIIGNDIEKKQNPQFVVKAKDWFAAEVLDKNSYALVGCTVSPGFDFNDFELPKRDMLISKFPEHSHIITAFTRF; encoded by the coding sequence ATGAGTGCTATTCAAAAAATCATAGATCAATTAGAATTACAATCACATCCTGAGGGTGGTTATTTTAAAGAAGTTTATAGAAGCAAAGGAACTATTAACAAAGAAAACCTAGGTCAGGATTTTTCTGGACAACGAAACTACGCTACGTCCATTTACTTTCTTTTAACTTCTGAATTTTTTTCTGCATTCCATAGAATTAAGCAAGACGAAATTTGGCATTTTTACAAAGGAGCACCTTTAAAACTTCATATAATTTCTGATGATGGTATTTATTCTAATGTTATTATAGGAAATGATATAGAAAAAAAGCAAAACCCTCAATTTGTAGTAAAGGCTAAAGATTGGTTCGCTGCTGAAGTTCTTGATAAAAACTCATATGCTTTAGTAGGCTGTACAGTCTCTCCCGGTTTCGATTTTAATGATTTTGAACTCCCTAAAAGAGACATGCTCATTTCAAAGTTTCCTGAACATAGCCATATAATTACTGCTTTTACAAGGTTTTAG